In Apis cerana isolate GH-2021 linkage group LG5, AcerK_1.0, whole genome shotgun sequence, a single genomic region encodes these proteins:
- the LOC107994427 gene encoding protein unc-79 homolog isoform X6 — MGTRFAAFSLKLTSLHDYYQRLLHGSQPVPSGLDMANTLKFFSQMLLSLLKEVREAPLEMVKSQKYDAERMALYPNLDYKQLYNALTQLIDVVSSIHAGLQAFGQALLQCIACLLPFLDHDLIDNVAYLTASSISVLPLELHQDIVNYLCFYILPFTITRKTEDGTENAASQSIAAVIMMIFQYSTNPAHHCQLLECLMALKPGVVKDILCVVAYGTAPARASAAKLLFYYWPSFNPNLFDRRAVLVKFANDLAPFVCQRDSCPNAGSAEAGKVCYDHRISITFASETPPPMYLCIECANEIHRSHPNQMFYDILHPMQQVSMICENKNCKATDKSAISVCFSTECASYNGNHPIRYCHKCHNNRHDKGRGEDHVYHTALPHISKLDSQTQTYMVQAIVSLLKEAEPLRFPGSGSSGGGSGGSGGQFDSATLEERQLLGRYGVWLLVGLCTPNQETSIEILGRLLSMLFHWFHVTAYSFDGTKKSLMHLIFSVGQAESALEKLKTEYVCGWLSEVMKTHYEVFISCLLPHPADYVRVGGHWETLASRTSHLKDGLNRLFCLVPYEVITPDVWDYVMPHWMEAMVNDVPEYELHELKMILCKILDRDMSPLGFDAKKMYNFVAKRFVNTCAKVQEQALNWLQTLTMLEISIPLCQLFSMFSDGVAVMGAMNSTESEQKPSKGTKKEDDEGNAICSVVENESGKSTPLSDDVVPTPRHMEFTTNAELNLSCCILMLDILLKQMELQNVDKHTGISTWVCKDACRLMKSILASNWNNCHVCATNSECTYCESSVIWHQLCLQLVTYMAPENPAYPPDKIVDESAEEHGRKSPEASRKGDSKSDVVISMPVPEMHSVGGVLAHMPQFFEQIMTATVETVSEQLDLAAIMPTEKVMSAFARAVTLSETDVATATVSVAKPRIIGENDEPLNLSPENETDDFWHTSVGKFRFNIEDLPEQLQYIHKLLKEIMTIDKPDILYYMLQCLNVMCLYGDAFNMAVKDHQGFFIWCQENLLIKNLWELLNGEHSHIAHVTVPLLLHCVTLPCGIDTFWRLIQEEFHNSDWRIRFVAVERVTLIARFMDSTPLRNVISLQAALANAFCYLIASMDDINVYVAQRATLYLGTIHDTAMRSLILCLETQFDSVIVDRPMVLQSLYQLHNSLSDRHILTWEFFLNRFDALFLEAQINLERSGDIPYLRDLRNTDLNSEIFMKKLHRAQEALSQSEGSGTNSIKTLSASFGTKWPYKRTMSAPASMIPRQDTKQEKEKVYSRQYSAPILKRKSSRFGLGQLLGSTPPNNSIPDGHVHSLNMVDETSALPGYTHKIVDLEEADKETMHLLVFLLMQFLSRQDQAYPTDEKPLSKTQGIVLRHLYLLLGYNQTERIFHTSPQRLRVSPVFNVFIANLPQLLDQNHVMGWMMTPPVLAILQHCPCPPQGVPPSDHQTPTYSLWYLEPHNRRSWLMSLLVILYKCQYGQQPWCNQLQVLIKIVLNTLDTQHHQCKRIPATVVMSAPSRSRDVSQPSLGVDHELMTMGDMNAESPPMRTPIVSVHQRSPGPTHSQMETHWEESTPTCRYMNKHSSYSINADDTESELAAIPESPKSDSTLHGSSGGSLGELEETPIAVTRSISLHGSRITTDILTKTDWNNQNVIKKSEGISRPTWFLGSEEESHQSTKIGPQKKWSVHEGVKMMVTSTLLTGQADLQRYTSRIEKVTERAEKGILDKAIPEKPATEKAAQERNVTVQIAFNGDIASSKPFGLSTALATTLPAQVQKYDFSKEKMPPTGSSNSDSPNSKQLGRQKRIEQTVTIASPVSPGQVVTVTSSDQSSSPAVSSISSQITSTDNGQHPSWNEPPHPLTAPTVERLLPIGTTIRPTGPRPAQRILRCEDTYGSPESPLSKMDVLTVSSSFDQDSETCISSDITSPRSISQLEFPLPERLLPVGPHRDFTGLVEHVRQVLGVREIEDSNKYNNGNSGKTDGQAPIKQDSTTSENMSASLVPTSNEIQSSRSTSPRRLIKQVALESPPPAIESSDYPVRAFDPDRRGRAKDHVRIQRDKRKDSITGHDGPLTRRAESWSGPQLQPNFDIASQQAYHADFNLKQSLFRIGDDCIYERCSECGTIKEEYSDEELGLCIINLGTFIHREPSLAAPLLPEILRVVTKVALNAMYPWQSETNMHLPGGAISVAHQFLRCVLHQLAPNGVFLQMFQTHLNENTRMQFFKSVTQALVDFNELNPIAPLQLLLEALNAKKSLPMERLPIILFNIACYLDCLPLETGLSPGATTWSGLLAQFDGLFRRLVLILSSIEDTTPLLRIMISLLKVPGIQLKSMLDPFAKVLSYAIQNSTIKYNYLTDLCYLCHRGFIKDRDKHFFGRTIVFELIQAIKFKTTIPDSNFLLLLHFVLQDIGGSLPNTIALENIQTDISPIYNTNASESLKNQLSDVLDFLADFHTLSKVKSYSKGMQAGLNEDTLGGILKCGLAQFVALEITRGNNRENRAVARYLPWLYSAPSMIQQGAREYVDCIGHIRLLSWLLLGSLTHTSMYAGNNTHNNHGQSIPSAQPIPQEVSCHVADHVQVIFSGFPEQSKASVLHMSSLFHAFILCQLWTMYLEELSKNPSNNEGHITMNILLEFWGKITPCILQLVEYSKVLAEMVNLHFLSLLEALLECGSILLSKLLPLWSPILYSHHVQLPGHLQVRLQNCRDFPPNKMSEHFASSRRESNATLLRWLHRLQFKMGQIEMQSSTATQFYSI, encoded by the exons aTGGGGACTAGATTCGCAGCAT ttTCGTTGAAGCTGACTAGCCTTCACGACTATTATCAGAGACTTCTTCATGGCAGTCAACCTGTACCCTCCGGTCTCGACATGGCGAACAcgttgaaattcttttctcaaatGTTGTTGT cTCTGTTGAAAGAAGTGCGGGAGGCACCCCTCGAAATGGTGAAATCGCAAAAGTACGACGCGGAACGGATGGCCCTTTACCCCAACCTGGACTACAAACAGTTGTACAACGCCCTCACCCAGCTGATCGACGTCGTCTCCTCCATTCACGCAGGCCTCCAAG CGTTTGGCCAGGCATTGCTACAGTGCATCGCGTGCCTCCTACCATTTCTCGACCACGATTTAATCGACAACGTTGCCTATTTGACGGCCAGCTCGATCTCCGTGCTTCCCCTCGAACTTCACCAGGACATCGTCAATTATCTCTGTTTCTACATTCTTCCATTCACCATCA CAAGGAAAACTGAAGATGGAACGGAAAACGCGGCCAGTCAGTCGATAGCAGCCGTCATCATGATGATCTTTCAGTATTCTACTAATCCAG CGCACCATTGTCAATTATTGGAATGCCTGATGGCATTGAAGCCGGGCGTCGTCAAGGACATTCTATGCGTGGTCGCCTACGGCACAGCGCCCGCGAGAGCCTCGGCTGCCAAATTGCTCTTCTACTACTGGCCTTCGTTCAACCCCAACCTCTTCGACCGCAGGGCCGTCCTGGTCAAATTCGCGA ATGACTTGGCGCCGTTCGTGTGTCAAAGGGACTCCTGTCCGAACGCGGGCAGCGCAGAGGCGGGCAAAGTGTGCTACGATCATCGCATATCCATCACCTTCGCCTCCGAGACACCGCCGCCCATGTACCTTTGCATCGAGTGCGCCAACGAGATTCACAGATCTCATCCCAATCAAATGTTCTACGATATTTTGCACCCCATGCAACAAGTGTCAATGATATGCGAGAACAAG AATTGCAAAGCGACGGACAAATCGGCGATCAGCGTCTGTTTCTCGACCGAGTGCGCGAGTTACAACGGGAATCATCCGATCCGCTACTGCCACAAGTGTCACAACAATCGTCACGACAAGGGGCGAGGGGAGGACCACGTGTATCACACCGCGCTCCCGCACATCTCGAAACTGGACTCCCAGACGCAGACTTACATGGTCCAGGCGATCGTCAG CCTGCTTAAGGAAGCTGAACCGCTAA GATTCCCAGGGAGCGGGAGCAGCGGCGGTGGTTCCGGGGGCAGCGGCGGCCAATTCGATTCGGCGACCCTCGAGGAGAGGCAGCTGCTAGGGAGATACGGTGTCTGGCTGTTGGTCGGGCTTTGCACCCCGAACCAGGAAACGTCGATCGAAATTCTCGGCCGTTTATTGTCAATGCTATTTCATTGGTTTCATGTTACTGCCTACTCTTTCGATGGTACTAAAAAAAGCCTTATGCACCTTATCTTTTCTGTTG gacAAGCGGAGAGCGCGTTGGAGAAACTGAAAACCGAATACGTGTGCGGATGGCTGTCAGAGGTGATGAAAACTCACTACGAGGTCTTCATCTCCTGCCTTCTTCCCCATCCAGCGGACTACGTCCGTGTAGGAGGGCACTG GGAGACGCTTGCCTCGAGGACGTCGCATCTGAAGGACGGATTGAATCGTCTGTTCTGCTTGGTTCCTTACGAGGTGATCACTCCAGACGTTTGGGACTACGTGATGCCACACTGGATGGAGGCGATGGTGAACGACGTGCCCGAGTACGAGCTTCACgagttaaaaatgattttatg CAAAATATTGGACAGAGACATGAGTCCTCTCGGCTTCGACGCTAAGAAAATGTACAATTTCGTGGCGAAACGATTTGTCAACACTTGCGCCAAGGTTCAAGAGCAAGCTCTGAATTGGCTGCAAACCTTGACTATGCTCGAGATCAGCATCCCCCTCTGTCAACTGTTCTCCATGTTCAGCGATGGGGTGGCCGTCATGGGCGCCATGAACTCCACGGAGTCTGAGCAGAAGCCGAGTAAAGGCACCAAGAAGGAGGATGACGAGGGAAACGCCATAT GTTCTGTGGTCGAAAACGAATCGGGGAAATCGACGCCATTGTCCGACGACGTGGTCCCAACACCGAGACACATGGAATTCACCACGAATGCCGAACTAAATCTGTCTTGTTGCATTCTCATGCTCGATATATTGTTGAAACag ATGGAGTTGCAGAACGTGGACAAGCACACAGGGATCAGTACGTGGGTATGCAAGGACGCGTGTCGTCTGATGAAGTCGATTCTCGCCTCCAATTGGAACAACTGTCACGTGTGCGCCACGAACAGCGAGTGCACCTATTGCGAGTCGAGCGTGATCTGGCATCAGTTGTGCCTCCAGCTTGTCACCTACATGGCACCGGAAAATCCCGCTTATCCGCCTGAC AAAATCGTGGACGAGTCGGCGGAAGAACACGGGAGGAAGAGTCCAGAGGCGTCGAGGAAAGGAGACTCGAAATCCGACGTGGTGATCAGTATGCCTGTACCGGAAATGCATTCGGTCGGTGGCGTTCTTGCCCACATGCCTCAG TTCTTCGAACAGATCATGACAGCCACAGTAGAGACAGTTTCGGAGCAGCTGGACCTCGCGGCTATCATGCCCACCGAGAAGGTTATGTCCGCTTTTGCACGTGCCGTCACCCTTTCCGAGACTGACGTAG CGACAGCGACCGTGAGCGTGGCCAAACCAAGAATAATAGGAGAGAATGACGAGCCATTAAATCTGAGTCCGGAAAACGAGACGGATGATTTCTGGCACACCTCTGTTGGAAAGTTTCGATTCAATATCGAGGATCTTCCCGAACAATTGCAGTATATTCATAAACTTTTGAAG GAGATCATGACGATCGACAAACCCGACATACTCTACTACATGCTCCAATGTTTAAACGTGATGTGCCTTTACGGCGATGCTTTCAACATGGCGGTGAAGGATCATCAAGGATTCTTCATATGGtgtcaagaaaatttattgataaaaaa TCTATGGGAACTTCTAAACGGCGAGCATTCTCACATAGCCCACGTCACAGTGCCATTGTTGCTCCATTGCGTGACTTTGCCTTGTGGAATAGATACCTTCTGGCGACTGATACAGGAAGAGTTCCACAATTCTGATTGGCGTATTCGTTTCGTGGCAG TCGAAAGAGTTACACTGATCGCAAGATTCATGGATTCTACTCCTCTGAGGAACGTCATCAGCCTCCAAGCTGCCCTAGCAAATGCATTCTGCTATCTAATCGCAAGTATGGACGACATAAATGTGTACGTTGCTCAGAGAGCCACCTTGTACCTTGGCACCATCCACGATACAGCTATGAGA TCCCTGATCCTCTGCTTGGAGACCCAATTCGATTCAGTGATAGTCGACCGGCCGATGGTTCTCCAATCATTGTACCAGTTGCACAACAGTCTCAGTGATAGACATATTTTGACTTGGGAATTTTTCCTCAATCGTTTCGACGCGCTCTTCCTCGAGGCGCAAATCAATTTGGAAAGATCTGGAGATATACCCTATCTACGCG ATCTCAGAAATACGGATTTGAACAGCGAAATCTTCATGAAGAAGTTGCACAGAGCGCAGGAGGCGTTGTCTCAGTCGGAAGGAAGCGGAACTAACTCCATAAAGACGTTGAGCGCGAGTTTCGGCACGAAATGGCCCTACAAACGCACCATGTCGGCGCCAGCGTCGATGATTCCTCGCCAAGATACTAAACAAG AAAAGGAGAAGGTGTACAGCCGGCAATACTCGGCGCCTATCCTGAAGCGCAAGAGCTCCAGATTCGGACTGGGTCAGTTGCTGGGGTCCACCCCACCTAATAACAGTATACCAG ATGGTCATGTTCATTCGTTAAACATGGTGGATGAAACTAGCGCGTTACCAGGATACACTCACAAAATTGTAGACTTGGAGGAAGCTGACAAAGAGACCATGCACTTATTGGTTTTTCTTTTGATGCAATTTCTCTCCAGACAGGATcag GCTTATCCAACGGATGAGAAACCTCTATCAAAAACGCAAGGAATCGTTCTACGTCATTTGTATCTTCTACTAGGCTACAACCAAACTGAACGCATTTTTCATACTTCTCCGCAACGATTaag AGTTTCACCTGTATTCAACGTCTTTATCGCCAATCTTCCTCAACTTCTGGACCAGAATCATGTAATGGGATGGATGATGACGCCTCCAGTTCTAGCCATACTTCAACATTGTCCTTGTCCTCCGCAAGGTGTGCCTCCATCCGATCATCAAACACCCACGTATAGCTTATGGTATCTCGAACCGCATAATAGACGCTCTTGGTTAATGTCTCTCCTCGTTATACTGTATAAG TGTCAATACGGTCAGCAACCATGGTGTAATCAATTGCAAGTGTTGATCAAAATCGTACTGAACACTTTAGATACGCAGCACCATCAATGCAAAAGAATTCCAGCTACCGTGGTAATGAGCGCTCCATCCAGATCACGTG aCGTATCGCAACCGTCTCTAGGTGTGGATCACGAGCTGATGACAATGGGAGATATGAACGCCGAGAGTCCTCCAATGAGAACTCCTATAGTATCGGTGCACCAAAGAAGTCCAGGACCAACGCATAGTCAGATGGAAACTCATTGGGAAGAAAGCACACCTACTTGTCGTTACATGAACAAACATTCCAG CTACTCGATCAATGCGGATGATACGGAGTCCGAGCTGGCTGCAATACCCGAGAGCCCAAAATCTGACAGCACCTTGCATGGCAGCAGTGGTGGATCGCTCGGCGAGCTGGAGGAAACACCGATCGCTGTCACGAGAAGCATTTCGCTACACGGGTCTAGAATCACGACCGATATTTTGACGAAAACGGATTGGAACAATCAGAATGTTATCAAGAAGTCGGAAGGAATCAGCAGACCTACTTGGTTTCTTGGAAGCGAGGAAGAATCTCATCag AGTACGAAGATTGGACCTCAAAAGAAGTGGAGTGTGCACGAAGGAGTAAAGATGATGGTGACGAGTACTTTGTTAACTGGTCAAGCAGATCTACAAAGATACACTTCAAGAATCGAGAAAGTGACGGAAAGGGCGGAGAAAGGGATTCTGGATAAAGCGATCCCAGAGAAACCAGCGACAGAGAAAGCTGCTCAAGAAAGGAACGTCACTGTACAAATAGCTTTTAATGGAGACATTGCCTCCTCGAAACCTTTTGGATTATCCACTGCCCTTGCGACTACTTTACCTGCCCAAGTTCAAAA atatgatttttcgaaagaaaagatgCCTCCAACAGGCTCCAGTAATTCAGATTCACCGAATTCTAAGCAATTGGGTCGTCAGAAGCGCATAGAGCAGACAGTGACCATAGCCTCGCCTGTGTCACCAGGTCAAGTGGTTACGGTGACGAGCAGCGACCAATCGAGTTCTCCAGCGGTGAGCTCGATTTCGTCTCAGATCACGAGCACGGATAATGGACAACATCCGAGCTGGAACGAGCCTCCTCATCCTCTAACTGCACCGACTGTTGAGAGACTTTTGCCAATTGGCACCACTATTCGTCCGACtg GTCCAAGACCAGCTCAGAGAATTCTGCGTTGCGAAGACACTTACGGATCGCCTGAATCACCATTGTCCAAGATGGACGTGTTGACAGTCA GTTCTTCGTTCGATCAAGATAGTGAAACGTGCATATCTAGCGATATAACGAGTCCTCGAAGTATTTCGCAGCTGGAGTTTCCATTGCCTGAACGATTGTTACCAGTTGGTCCTCACAGAGACTTCACCGGTCTCGTCGAGCATGTTCGTCAGGTACTTGGTGTCCGAGAGATTGAAG ATTCCAACAAATACAATAACGGAAATAGCGGAAAAACTGATGGACAAGCACCGATAAAACAAGATAGCACAACATCTGAGAACATG TCAGCGTCTCTAGTTCCAACATCGAACGAGATACAATCGAGCAGATCGACGAGTCCAAGGAGATTGATCAAGCAGGTAGCTCTGGAATCGCCGCCTCCAGCGATAGAGTCCTCGGATTATCCTGTTCGAGCATTCGATCCCGATCGAAGAGGCAGAGCAAAGGATCACGTTCGTATTCAACGAGACAAGCGAAAGGATAGTATCACTGGCCACGATGGTCCGTTAACCAGGCGTGCAGAATCCTG GTCTGGTCCTCAATTGCAGCCTAATTTCGATATTGCCTCGCAACAGGCCTATCACGCTGATTTCAACTTGAAGCAAAGTTTATTTCGCATTGGAGACGATTGTATTTACGAGAG ATGTTCAGAGTGTGGAACGATAAAGGAGGAATATTCAGATGAGGAACTTGGTCTATGTATTATCAACCTGGGTACGTTCATCCATCGTGAACCATCCTTGGCAGCTCCACTTTTGCCAGAAATTTTACGTGTCGTCACAAA GGTGGCTCTCAATGCGATGTATCCTTGGCAAAGCGAGACCAACATGCATCTACCTGGTGGCGCAATCAGCGTGGCTCATCAGTTCCTCCGATGCGTACTTCATCAATTAGCGCCTAATGGTGTCTTCTTGCAAATGTTCCAAACTCATTTAAATG AAAATACGAGAATGCAATTCTTTAAGAGTGTTACTCAGGCTCTAGTCGACTTCAATGAATTGAATCCAATAGCACCTCTGCAATTATTGCTCGAG GCCCTAAATGCGAAAAAATCTCTGCCAATGGAACGCCTCCCGATAATACTATTCAACATAGCCTGTTATCTGGATTGTTTGCCCCTTGAAACGGGCTTGAGCCCAGGTGCAACAACCTGGAGCGGTCTTCTCGCGCAATTCGATGGCCTATTTCGTAGACTAGTGTTGATACTCTCATCCATCGAGGATACCACTCCGTTATTAAGGATCATGATTTCTTTATTGAAGGTTCCGGGCATCCAATTGAAG aGCATGCTGGATCCCTTTGCCAAGGTGTTAAGTTACGCCATCCAGAATTCcactataaaatacaattatctgACAGACCTGTGTTATCTTTGTCATCGAGGTTTCATCAAAGACAGGGACAAACATTTTTTTGGAAGAACCATCGTATTCGAGCTGATTCAAGCGATTAAATTCAAGACTACGATACCGGATTCCAATTTCCTCTTGCTCTTGCATTTCGTGCTTCAG GATATCGGGGGCTCGTTACCTAATACGATCGCGTTGGAGAATATCCAAACAGACATATCACCGATTTACAATACGAACGCTTCCGAATCCCTGAAGAATCAACTGTCGGATGTGCTTGATTTCTTGGCAGATTTTCACACTTTAAGTAAAGTGAAg AGCTATAGCAAGGGAATGCAGGCTGGCCTGAACGAGGATACTTTAGGTGGTATCCTGAAATGTGGTCTCGCGCAATTTGTAGCTTTAGAAATCACTAGAGGCAACAATAGAGAGAACAGAGCTGTAGCTCGCTATCTTCCTTGGCTCTACAGCGCTCCCTCTATGATACAACAAGG AGCTCGAGAATATGTGGATTGTATAGGTCATATCAGATTACTATCATGGTTGCTGTTGGGCTCCCTTACGCACACTTCGATGTACGCTGGCAATAATACGCATAACAACCATGGCCAGTCGATCCCATCTGCACAACCAATACCGCAAGAAGTATCTTGTCATGTCGCGGATCATGTGCAAGTTATATTTTCCGGATTCCCGGAACAATCTAAAGCATCAGTTTTACACATGTCCTCATTATTTCATGCTTTCATATTGTGTcag CTATGGACGATGTATTTGGAAGAATTATCAAAGAATCCATCGAATAACGAAGGCCATattacaatgaatattttattggaattcTGGGGCAAGATAACGCCTTGTATATTACAATTAGTTGAATATTCGAAAGTC ttAGCCGAAATGGTCAATTTGCATTTCTTAAGTTTACTCGAAGCTCTTCTAGAATGTGGATCTATTCTGTTAAGTAAATTATTACCTCTTTGGAGTCCCATACTATATTCGCATCATGTTCAG tTACCAGGACATTTGCAAGTTCGTTTACAAAATTGTCGAGATTTTCCTCCTAACAAAATGTCTGAGCATTTTGCTTCGTCTCGACGAGAATCTAATGCGACACTTTTACGATGGCTACATCGATTACAGTTCAAAATGGGGCAAATAGAGATGCAATCTTCTACAGCCacacaattttattctatttaa